A section of the Streptomyces sp. CG1 genome encodes:
- a CDS encoding GNAT family N-acetyltransferase, whose product MGFTLEGPVLEGSLVRLEPLSHRHAADLAASAEEDRSAYRFTWVPRANEVEEYIDLQLARAAAGKLAPYAQVEKSSGRAVGASSYWDPRLWPAGDRLCAIEVGFTWLAASALGTGLNTEAKYLLFRHAFENWGVARVDLKTDARNSRSRAAIEKVGARFEGVLRNWSMSWVPGEDGLLRDSAIFSITAAEWPDCRTHLERRLARSRTAGAASTS is encoded by the coding sequence GTGGGATTCACGCTTGAGGGCCCGGTTCTCGAAGGATCGCTCGTACGTCTGGAGCCCCTGAGTCATCGCCATGCCGCAGACCTGGCCGCTTCGGCGGAGGAGGACCGAAGCGCATACCGGTTCACATGGGTGCCACGGGCGAACGAGGTCGAGGAGTACATCGACCTCCAGCTCGCTCGTGCCGCTGCCGGAAAACTCGCTCCGTATGCGCAGGTCGAGAAGTCATCAGGGCGGGCCGTGGGAGCCAGCTCCTACTGGGATCCGCGTCTGTGGCCGGCCGGGGACCGCCTCTGTGCGATCGAGGTCGGTTTCACCTGGCTGGCGGCGTCGGCTCTGGGCACGGGGCTGAACACCGAGGCCAAGTACCTGCTGTTCCGGCACGCGTTCGAGAACTGGGGCGTGGCGCGCGTCGACTTGAAGACGGACGCACGCAACAGCCGTTCGCGAGCGGCCATAGAGAAGGTGGGGGCACGGTTCGAGGGCGTCCTGCGGAACTGGTCGATGTCGTGGGTGCCGGGCGAGGACGGTCTGCTCCGCGATTCTGCGATCTTCTCGATCACCGCGGCGGAGTGGCCCGACTGCCGTACACACCTGGAACGGCGACTGGCCCGGTCCAGGACCGCCGGAGCGGCGTCGACATCCTGA
- a CDS encoding amidohydrolase family protein produces the protein MPVVDVWMQHPTLRHSNHEMFESLRRWTGQGLLEEPLPVKATVAAMAAADVEIGLSAAWYGPQGPLISNDEVAEFVAQSGGRLRGVAGVDLTRPVQAVRELRRAVEDLGFLALRIVPWLWQLPPTDRLYYPLYAACVDLGIPFCTQVGHTGPLRPSETGRPIPYIDQVALDFPELTIVCGHIGYPWTTEMIAVADKHANVYIDTSAYTARRYPRELVDHLRGRGRRKVLFGTNYPMITPAQALEHLGDLDLDEEATELFLSGNARRVFSL, from the coding sequence GTGCCTGTCGTCGATGTGTGGATGCAGCACCCCACGCTCCGTCACTCCAACCACGAGATGTTCGAGTCGTTGCGCCGCTGGACGGGGCAGGGGCTCCTGGAGGAGCCACTGCCGGTCAAAGCCACGGTGGCCGCCATGGCCGCGGCAGACGTGGAGATCGGCCTTTCGGCGGCCTGGTACGGCCCGCAGGGCCCGCTGATCAGCAACGACGAGGTGGCCGAGTTCGTCGCCCAGTCCGGCGGACGGCTGCGCGGGGTCGCCGGCGTGGACCTCACCCGGCCCGTCCAGGCCGTACGCGAGCTGCGCCGCGCGGTTGAGGACCTCGGCTTCCTGGCCCTGCGGATCGTGCCCTGGCTGTGGCAACTGCCGCCCACCGACCGGCTGTACTACCCGCTGTACGCCGCCTGCGTCGACCTCGGTATCCCCTTCTGCACCCAGGTCGGCCACACCGGCCCACTGCGCCCCTCCGAAACCGGCCGCCCCATCCCCTACATCGACCAGGTCGCACTCGACTTCCCCGAACTGACCATCGTGTGCGGGCACATCGGCTACCCGTGGACCACGGAGATGATCGCCGTGGCCGACAAACACGCCAACGTCTACATCGACACCAGCGCCTACACCGCCCGCCGCTACCCGCGAGAACTGGTCGATCATCTGCGCGGCCGGGGCCGCAGGAAGGTGCTGTTCGGCACCAACTACCCCATGATCACCCCCGCCCAGGCGCTGGAACACCTCGGCGATCTCGATCTGGACGAAGAAGCCACCGAGCTGTTCCTGTCCGGGAACGCCCGCCGGGTCTTCAGCCTGTGA
- a CDS encoding peptidylprolyl isomerase codes for MTTVLLNTSVGDITLELDESKAPKTVANFIEYVQSGHYDGTIFHRVISGFMVQGGGMTADMQQKAAPQRVENEAKNGLRNDKYTVAMARTSDPHSASAQFFINTNNNDFLNYPGQDGWGYAVFGKVAAGTEVVDAIEGVRTTSRGGHGDVPAEPVTIVSARLV; via the coding sequence ATGACCACAGTTTTGCTGAATACCTCCGTCGGGGACATCACCCTGGAGCTCGACGAGTCGAAGGCACCGAAGACGGTGGCGAACTTCATCGAGTATGTCCAGTCCGGTCACTACGACGGCACCATCTTCCACCGGGTGATCTCCGGATTCATGGTGCAGGGCGGCGGCATGACCGCGGACATGCAGCAGAAGGCTGCACCGCAGCGGGTGGAGAACGAAGCCAAGAACGGCCTGCGCAACGACAAGTACACGGTGGCGATGGCGCGGACGTCGGACCCGCACTCGGCGAGCGCACAGTTCTTCATCAACACCAACAACAACGATTTTCTGAACTACCCGGGCCAGGACGGCTGGGGTTACGCGGTGTTCGGCAAGGTTGCCGCGGGCACCGAGGTGGTGGATGCGATCGAGGGAGTGCGCACCACGTCCCGAGGCGGGCACGGGGATGTGCCGGCGGAGCCCGTGACGATCGTGTCCGCACGGTTGGTCTGA
- a CDS encoding serine/threonine-protein kinase has product MPVTPEAGYRVGGRYRLQEPIGRGGMGVVWQARDELLDRRVAVKCARPDDAKAAQRLKKEARYAARLHHPNVVAVFDYVTEGDACWIVMEYVPSRSLAQLVDERGPLSPQEAGSIGGQIAAALAKSHGEGVVHGDVTPENILVTDDGVARLTDFGIARALWSEVTQTGTHTTTGTVRGKPRYLAPEVAKGRAPDAKADVFSLGASLFAAVEGRSPYGEFQHVMAYLARALEGHVDAPQQAGPLTAPLTALLQVEPGDRPDAAEARTLLTRAAPPPAHIQEYVHEHQSRSEKGATQATLRLRPTQTLPSLTLWLPRKLRGRLTGRRRTLTITAAALAVAGLATGLLALFGLWPFGHKGGAGHRFDAKPSGTAQAQAGAMGDAPSADPCKVMDAASLSRFGHTELAPAYGQLDRCDVLVLNPGGDEIADAEVDLSNDVQQFDGGVAVRKVSNVEVASLKRDGDQCLRFITTPDRKQIVVNGKRDGAGAPDPCALSDAAVDYAVTVLDKGPVPRRSAAWPADSLGRLNACAVLDPAALKKVPGLQQQPKHRGFADWTCDWASPDGQRAYMQLQFTQDNDLSDNGRPAPIAGTTSYVSPKEEGNDSCVVYTPHRTFTDSVGERTVELFRLTLREQGQQNAKVCDGAQSLADAAVRNIAKRPPAK; this is encoded by the coding sequence GTGCCGGTGACACCGGAGGCCGGGTACAGGGTCGGGGGCCGGTATCGGCTGCAGGAGCCCATCGGCCGGGGCGGGATGGGCGTCGTCTGGCAGGCCCGCGACGAACTGCTGGACCGGCGTGTCGCGGTCAAGTGCGCCCGCCCGGACGACGCCAAGGCCGCCCAGCGACTGAAGAAGGAAGCGCGTTACGCCGCGCGGCTGCACCACCCCAACGTCGTAGCCGTGTTCGACTACGTCACGGAGGGCGACGCCTGTTGGATCGTCATGGAGTACGTGCCTTCGCGCAGCCTGGCCCAGCTGGTGGACGAGCGCGGCCCGCTCTCCCCTCAGGAGGCCGGCTCGATCGGCGGCCAGATCGCGGCCGCGCTGGCGAAGTCCCACGGTGAGGGAGTGGTGCACGGCGATGTGACACCGGAGAACATCCTGGTCACCGATGACGGCGTGGCACGGCTGACGGACTTCGGGATCGCGCGGGCCCTGTGGAGCGAGGTCACCCAAACCGGTACGCACACCACGACGGGCACGGTGCGCGGCAAGCCCCGCTATCTCGCCCCCGAGGTGGCCAAGGGCAGGGCGCCGGACGCGAAGGCCGACGTGTTCTCCCTCGGCGCCAGCCTGTTCGCGGCGGTCGAAGGCCGCTCGCCCTACGGGGAGTTCCAGCACGTCATGGCCTATCTCGCCAGGGCCCTCGAAGGTCATGTGGACGCACCGCAGCAGGCAGGCCCGCTCACCGCACCGCTCACCGCACTGCTCCAGGTCGAGCCCGGGGACCGCCCGGACGCCGCCGAGGCACGCACCCTGCTCACGCGCGCCGCACCGCCGCCCGCGCACATCCAGGAATACGTCCATGAGCACCAGAGCCGGAGCGAGAAGGGGGCGACGCAGGCGACGCTGCGGCTCCGCCCTACGCAGACCCTGCCGTCCCTCACGCTGTGGCTGCCGCGGAAGCTGCGTGGCCGGCTGACTGGCCGGCGCCGCACTCTGACGATTACGGCGGCGGCCCTGGCCGTGGCCGGGCTCGCGACAGGGCTGCTCGCTCTCTTCGGCCTGTGGCCGTTCGGGCACAAGGGCGGCGCCGGGCACCGCTTCGACGCCAAACCCTCGGGGACGGCGCAGGCCCAGGCCGGTGCCATGGGTGACGCCCCGAGCGCCGACCCCTGCAAGGTGATGGATGCCGCGTCGCTGAGCCGTTTCGGCCACACCGAACTTGCCCCGGCCTATGGACAGTTGGACCGGTGCGACGTACTGGTGCTGAACCCTGGCGGGGACGAGATCGCCGACGCCGAGGTCGACCTCAGCAACGATGTCCAGCAGTTCGACGGCGGCGTGGCCGTCAGGAAAGTCAGCAACGTCGAAGTCGCGTCCCTGAAGCGGGACGGGGACCAGTGCCTGCGGTTCATCACGACCCCCGACCGCAAGCAGATCGTGGTCAACGGCAAGCGGGACGGAGCAGGCGCGCCCGACCCGTGTGCCCTGTCGGATGCCGCCGTCGACTACGCGGTCACGGTGCTGGACAAGGGCCCGGTACCCCGGCGTTCGGCTGCGTGGCCCGCCGACTCCCTGGGCCGGCTGAACGCCTGCGCAGTGCTGGACCCGGCCGCGCTCAAGAAGGTCCCCGGCCTTCAGCAGCAGCCGAAGCATCGTGGCTTTGCCGACTGGACCTGTGACTGGGCGAGCCCCGACGGCCAACGCGCTTACATGCAGCTGCAGTTCACGCAGGACAACGACCTGTCCGACAACGGACGGCCCGCGCCGATCGCCGGAACGACCAGCTATGTCTCCCCCAAGGAGGAGGGGAACGACAGCTGCGTCGTCTACACACCGCACCGTACGTTCACGGACTCCGTCGGCGAGCGGACTGTGGAACTGTTCCGGCTGACCCTTCGGGAGCAGGGGCAGCAGAACGCGAAGGTGTGCGACGGCGCCCAGTCGCTCGCAGACGCCGCCGTACGGAACATCGCGAAGAGGCCGCCCGCAAAATGA
- a CDS encoding urea transporter produces the protein MPARPRWWEPRHGLAFGVRVLCGLAQVMFLDNAWSGAVFGLALLTADWRYGAYGVGGAALGTGAACLLGVSRDRVRAGLEGFNACLIALCFAVFLDAGKPATALLAAAACLVVTVVTAAVVQLLHIWDLPTLTLPYCLLAGAVTVAAPAFQRIWTHGGSVAALPHAASGPTALGPYDVAGAFLRNLSQVFFLDQWYAGALLLVGLFLASRTAGWVACCGSATGILTAWALGAPAARIADGTMGYNAVLVALALCGVFLAVTRATLLYSLLGAATATALTPAVAALLAPSGGHAFTWPFVLTALGFLLAARRFPHLPGPRTDRAPDRPADPLRDDRATARGQLGSA, from the coding sequence TTGCCGGCTCGTCCCCGGTGGTGGGAGCCGAGACACGGTCTGGCGTTCGGGGTCCGCGTGCTGTGCGGTCTCGCGCAGGTGATGTTCCTGGACAACGCCTGGTCAGGGGCCGTCTTCGGCCTCGCGTTGTTGACCGCGGACTGGCGGTACGGCGCCTACGGCGTGGGAGGCGCCGCCCTGGGCACCGGTGCCGCATGTCTGCTGGGGGTGTCCCGCGACCGGGTGCGGGCGGGGCTGGAGGGCTTCAACGCGTGCCTGATCGCGCTCTGCTTCGCCGTGTTCCTCGATGCAGGGAAGCCGGCCACGGCACTGCTCGCCGCCGCGGCCTGCCTCGTGGTCACCGTCGTCACGGCGGCCGTTGTCCAACTGCTCCACATCTGGGATCTGCCGACGCTGACCCTGCCTTACTGCCTGCTGGCAGGCGCCGTCACCGTGGCCGCGCCCGCCTTCCAGCGGATCTGGACCCATGGCGGCAGCGTCGCCGCACTGCCCCACGCAGCATCCGGACCCACCGCCCTGGGACCGTACGACGTGGCAGGAGCGTTCTTGCGCAATCTGTCCCAGGTCTTCTTCTTGGATCAGTGGTACGCGGGGGCTCTGCTGCTCGTGGGGCTCTTTCTGGCGAGCCGGACGGCGGGTTGGGTGGCCTGTTGCGGCAGCGCGACGGGCATCCTGACGGCCTGGGCGCTCGGGGCGCCGGCCGCACGGATCGCCGACGGCACGATGGGCTACAACGCGGTGCTCGTCGCATTGGCGCTGTGCGGGGTGTTCCTGGCGGTCACCCGGGCGACGCTGCTGTACTCGCTGCTCGGCGCCGCCACCGCGACCGCCCTCACACCGGCCGTCGCCGCCCTGCTCGCCCCGTCCGGCGGCCACGCCTTCACGTGGCCGTTCGTGCTCACCGCACTCGGCTTCCTGCTGGCCGCCCGCCGCTTCCCCCACCTCCCCGGCCCGCGCACCGACCGGGCTCCGGACCGCCCCGCCGACCCGCTCCGCGACGACCGGGCCACCGCCCGCGGGCAGCTCGGATCCGCCTGA
- a CDS encoding asparaginase, translated as MLSVVLLALGGTISVPGTARGARLSGAEITAAVPGLAELGVPLDVRDVHAVPSGSLTFAQVLDVIAVASGAVAEGADGVVVTQGTDTLEETGFLADLVWPHEAPFVLTGAMRQPAMAGADGPGNVLAAVRVAMAREARGAGALVVLNDEVHAARWVRKTHSTNTATFASPSTGPLGHVVEGRVRMLLAPPRHEPLSAGFDRERLEAARVALHVVTLDDDGTQLQGLETTHSGLVVAGFGVGHVPGVLAPRLGALAEQMPVVLTSRTGSGSVLRHTYSAPGSEQDLRRRGLIDGGFLDPYKARVLLRLLLAAGAGRGDIAEVFALRG; from the coding sequence GTGTTGAGCGTCGTACTGCTGGCACTTGGGGGAACGATATCGGTGCCGGGCACCGCGCGGGGAGCGCGGCTGAGCGGTGCCGAGATCACCGCGGCCGTACCGGGCCTGGCGGAACTGGGGGTCCCTCTGGACGTACGGGACGTGCATGCCGTGCCGAGCGGAAGTCTCACGTTCGCGCAGGTCCTCGATGTCATCGCCGTCGCCTCGGGGGCCGTGGCCGAGGGGGCGGACGGCGTCGTCGTCACACAGGGCACCGACACCCTGGAGGAGACGGGCTTCCTGGCCGACCTGGTGTGGCCGCACGAGGCGCCGTTCGTGCTGACCGGCGCGATGCGACAGCCCGCCATGGCGGGGGCGGACGGGCCGGGCAACGTACTCGCCGCCGTGCGTGTCGCCATGGCGCGGGAGGCGCGCGGCGCGGGTGCGCTGGTCGTCCTCAACGACGAGGTGCACGCGGCGAGATGGGTCCGCAAGACGCACAGCACGAACACCGCGACCTTCGCCTCGCCGAGTACCGGTCCGCTCGGGCACGTCGTCGAGGGCCGGGTACGGATGCTCCTCGCCCCGCCCCGGCACGAGCCGCTGTCGGCCGGGTTCGACCGGGAGCGGCTCGAGGCCGCGCGCGTCGCCCTGCACGTGGTCACGCTGGACGACGACGGCACGCAACTGCAGGGGCTCGAGACCACACACAGCGGGCTGGTCGTCGCCGGCTTCGGCGTCGGTCACGTACCCGGCGTGCTCGCGCCCCGGCTCGGCGCGCTGGCCGAGCAGATGCCGGTCGTGCTGACCTCGCGCACCGGGAGCGGTTCGGTCCTGCGGCATACCTACAGCGCGCCCGGCTCGGAGCAGGACCTGCGGCGGCGCGGGCTGATCGACGGCGGATTCCTCGATCCGTACAAGGCCCGGGTGCTGCTCCGGCTGCTCCTGGCGGCCGGCGCCGGGCGCGGTGACATCGCGGAGGTGTTCGCCCTCCGGGGCTGA
- a CDS encoding gluconate:H+ symporter gives MVHRGDRGAKGNWPMPLVVVAIGVLILLFLMTKLKLNSFAALLLVAVGVGLVRGIPLEKIPDVLSEGIGGQIGDTMLTIGLGAMVGRVMGDSGAAQRIAGRLLELCGPRWVQLAMVLSAMLIGVTMFYEVAFVIIVPVAFTLVRVTRANLLWVGLPMSIALSTMHSFLPPHPGPTSVAATFHASVGLTLFYGLFIAVPAGALIALIWPRLPFIRRMDPSIPTGLVSDRVFTDEEMPGMGWSLSVALLPVVLIAGAAVTDLATSGSGPVLHFIAFIGSAPIALLLTLAIAIWAFGPRIGRSLDEVSASCRSAAQAMAMILLVIGAGGAFKQVLVDGGISDYIKNATHGWSLSPIVLAWLIAAILRVALGSATVAVVTASGVALPLLAGSGVHPEIMVLAISCGSIAFSHVNDPGFWMFKEYFNLSVIDAIKARTTYTTVLAVLGLGGVLAMESIVDALNV, from the coding sequence CTGGTTCATAGAGGCGATCGCGGTGCAAAGGGGAACTGGCCCATGCCACTTGTCGTCGTAGCCATCGGCGTGCTGATCCTGCTCTTCCTGATGACAAAGCTGAAGCTCAACAGCTTCGCCGCCCTGCTGCTGGTGGCCGTGGGAGTCGGCCTCGTCCGGGGCATCCCGCTGGAGAAGATCCCCGACGTGCTCTCCGAGGGCATCGGCGGGCAGATCGGCGACACCATGCTCACCATCGGGCTCGGCGCGATGGTCGGCCGGGTGATGGGTGATTCCGGCGCCGCCCAGCGGATCGCCGGCAGACTGCTCGAGCTCTGCGGCCCTCGCTGGGTTCAGCTCGCCATGGTGCTGTCCGCCATGCTGATCGGCGTCACCATGTTCTACGAGGTCGCCTTCGTCATCATCGTGCCGGTCGCCTTCACCCTCGTACGCGTCACCCGGGCGAATCTGCTGTGGGTCGGGCTGCCGATGTCGATCGCCCTGTCCACCATGCACAGCTTCCTACCGCCGCACCCCGGCCCGACCTCGGTCGCCGCTACCTTCCACGCCTCGGTCGGACTGACCCTGTTCTACGGCCTGTTCATCGCCGTCCCGGCCGGTGCGCTGATCGCTCTGATCTGGCCGCGTCTTCCGTTCATCCGGAGGATGGACCCCTCCATACCCACCGGCCTGGTCAGTGACCGCGTCTTCACCGACGAGGAGATGCCTGGCATGGGCTGGTCGCTGTCGGTCGCCCTGCTGCCCGTGGTGCTCATCGCCGGAGCCGCGGTGACCGACCTGGCCACCTCCGGGTCGGGGCCCGTCCTGCACTTCATCGCCTTCATCGGTTCCGCTCCCATCGCCCTGCTGCTCACGCTGGCCATCGCGATCTGGGCGTTCGGCCCGCGGATCGGCCGCAGTCTGGACGAGGTCAGCGCGTCCTGTCGGTCGGCCGCCCAGGCGATGGCGATGATCCTGCTCGTGATCGGAGCGGGCGGCGCGTTCAAGCAGGTCCTCGTGGACGGCGGGATCTCGGACTACATCAAGAACGCCACCCACGGCTGGTCACTGTCGCCGATCGTCCTCGCCTGGCTCATCGCGGCCATTCTCCGCGTGGCCCTGGGCTCGGCGACGGTCGCCGTCGTCACCGCCTCGGGCGTGGCGCTGCCTCTGCTCGCCGGCAGCGGAGTCCACCCGGAGATCATGGTCCTCGCCATCTCCTGCGGATCGATCGCCTTCTCGCACGTCAACGACCCGGGATTCTGGATGTTCAAGGAGTACTTCAACCTGTCCGTCATCGACGCGATCAAGGCACGCACCACCTATACGACCGTGCTCGCGGTCCTCGGCCTCGGCGGTGTCCTCGCCATGGAGTCGATCGTGGACGCCCTCAACGTGTGA
- a CDS encoding right-handed parallel beta-helix repeat-containing protein yields the protein MPTSSRRALRTAALLAAAAAMAATALYPSSASAAAHPRLIVTHGGTTAHPAVYDGHGRTVAGITVEAHHVIVENYRVTRPEAPGIEITGDDITVRNNTVSRPHGGDGDGMRFFGDDLKIQHNTVRGASNRYGHADCMQTFASDTPPSRHVLIEGNRCEHIDNMCVMAEGSNGGEGDGRGHSFDFTIRDNYCETLKASQALMFEDVQHVTVVGNTFAAPTDHAIGLAIHSTNAHVCGNRTNPRVRYEVGVDASSRPGYRGPKPGGPP from the coding sequence ATGCCGACCTCATCACGACGTGCGCTGCGGACCGCCGCCCTGCTCGCCGCCGCCGCGGCCATGGCCGCGACCGCGTTGTACCCGTCCTCCGCCTCGGCCGCCGCGCACCCGCGGCTCATCGTCACCCACGGCGGCACCACGGCACATCCGGCCGTGTACGACGGTCACGGCCGGACCGTCGCCGGTATCACCGTCGAGGCGCATCACGTGATCGTGGAGAACTACCGGGTCACCCGGCCCGAGGCGCCCGGCATCGAGATCACCGGCGACGACATCACCGTACGGAACAACACCGTCAGCAGACCGCACGGCGGCGACGGAGACGGGATGCGCTTCTTCGGCGACGACCTGAAGATCCAGCACAACACCGTCCGCGGTGCCTCCAACCGCTACGGTCACGCCGACTGTATGCAGACCTTCGCCAGCGACACCCCGCCCAGCCGGCATGTGCTGATCGAGGGGAACCGCTGCGAGCACATCGACAACATGTGTGTGATGGCCGAGGGGTCCAACGGCGGGGAGGGCGACGGTCGCGGCCACAGCTTCGATTTCACCATCCGCGACAACTACTGCGAGACGCTGAAGGCGTCCCAGGCCCTGATGTTCGAGGACGTGCAGCACGTCACCGTCGTCGGCAACACCTTCGCCGCCCCGACCGACCACGCCATAGGCCTGGCCATCCACTCCACGAACGCCCACGTCTGTGGCAACCGGACCAACCCTCGGGTCCGTTACGAGGTCGGCGTCGACGCCTCCTCACGGCCCGGCTACCGCGGCCCGAAGCCGGGCGGCCCTCCCTGA
- a CDS encoding DUF2993 domain-containing protein, protein MASLADNPLDDFLTEDDAEAERNDEEPWEPPNHRRGSRRRNRATGLTTIARFLVWVLTLVCLVVLADRWALLYAEHKAAQRLKDSMHLAAAPEVSIGGFPFLTQVAAGRLDSVRVTVPDIPAHRVTLTQVTATANDIRIDGDGPTSVRGALVRRMHGQVLLSFADMNRELGSSQVAFTAQGPGSVQARGTLRIAGRALSVRADAQIRREGERGIATSIDGIQLDIDDLATYRPGTSPSEGLHLTPASARRLAREADQIKAMLTVPAIVHRLGVPDSVVSAALHDEDKLHQLTGAPRFLHDLTRINLVDVALAHPSLLKRLGLDLSLLTTLTKLTRPQIADRFSFAFQLPKPPGGALQVQRVSVDKDGIRADVSGTGLLLGH, encoded by the coding sequence TTGGCGTCGCTGGCGGACAATCCGCTGGACGACTTCCTGACCGAGGACGACGCGGAGGCCGAGCGGAACGACGAAGAGCCCTGGGAGCCACCCAATCACCGGCGCGGCAGCCGCCGTCGTAATCGCGCCACGGGTCTGACCACCATCGCCCGATTTCTCGTCTGGGTGCTGACCCTTGTCTGCCTCGTCGTCCTGGCCGACCGGTGGGCGCTGCTCTACGCCGAGCACAAGGCCGCCCAACGGCTCAAGGACTCCATGCATCTCGCCGCGGCGCCCGAGGTCTCGATCGGCGGGTTTCCCTTCCTGACGCAGGTGGCCGCCGGGCGCCTGGACTCGGTCCGGGTCACCGTCCCCGACATCCCGGCCCACCGAGTCACCCTCACCCAGGTCACCGCGACCGCCAACGACATCCGCATCGACGGCGACGGACCGACCTCGGTACGCGGCGCGCTCGTTCGCCGGATGCATGGCCAGGTTCTGCTGTCGTTCGCCGACATGAACCGTGAACTCGGCTCCTCGCAGGTGGCCTTCACGGCCCAAGGCCCCGGCAGCGTGCAAGCCCGGGGCACCCTGCGCATCGCGGGCCGCGCCCTGAGCGTACGAGCCGATGCCCAGATCCGGCGCGAGGGAGAGCGCGGCATCGCGACCTCCATCGACGGCATACAGCTCGACATCGACGACCTCGCGACGTACCGGCCCGGCACCTCGCCCTCCGAGGGCCTCCATCTCACCCCTGCCTCAGCGCGCCGTCTCGCCCGGGAGGCCGATCAGATCAAGGCCATGCTGACGGTCCCGGCGATCGTGCACCGCCTGGGTGTCCCCGACAGCGTGGTGAGCGCCGCGCTCCACGACGAGGACAAACTTCATCAACTCACCGGTGCGCCGCGCTTCCTGCACGATCTGACCAGGATCAACCTCGTGGACGTGGCGCTCGCCCACCCGAGCCTGCTCAAGCGCCTGGGCCTCGACCTGTCCCTGCTCACCACCCTGACCAAACTCACCCGGCCCCAGATCGCCGACCGCTTCTCCTTCGCCTTCCAGCTCCCGAAACCGCCGGGAGGCGCGCTGCAGGTGCAGCGCGTGTCCGTGGACAAGGACGGCATCCGCGCCGACGTGTCGGGGACGGGACTGCTTCTGGGCCACTGA
- a CDS encoding DUF3574 domain-containing protein — MRMTVLALGTALLCASAPAAYATFVDGGGHPAHASAPGRAPGKPYIKTELLFGTAKPDGGPPVTGKQFHAFVDEFITPRFPAGLTIEDASGQYRDSHGTIERERSYKLTLLYPLSEANADSGKIEEIRATYDKRFRQESVARIDDTEIVDF; from the coding sequence ATGCGCATGACCGTATTGGCCCTCGGAACCGCGCTCCTCTGCGCGAGCGCCCCCGCCGCGTACGCGACGTTTGTCGACGGGGGCGGGCACCCGGCCCACGCCTCGGCGCCCGGCAGAGCGCCGGGTAAGCCGTACATCAAGACCGAGCTTCTGTTCGGAACGGCCAAGCCCGACGGCGGCCCTCCGGTAACCGGCAAACAGTTCCACGCCTTCGTGGACGAGTTCATCACCCCGCGCTTCCCGGCCGGCCTGACCATCGAGGACGCTTCCGGCCAGTACCGGGACTCCCACGGGACCATCGAACGCGAGCGCTCGTACAAGCTCACCCTCCTCTACCCGCTGAGCGAGGCCAACGCCGACAGCGGCAAGATCGAGGAGATCCGCGCCACCTACGACAAGCGGTTCCGGCAGGAATCCGTGGCCCGCATCGACGACACCGAGATCGTCGACTTCTGA